From one Pseudomonas sp. MYb118 genomic stretch:
- the arnB gene encoding UDP-4-amino-4-deoxy-L-arabinose aminotransferase has protein sequence MDEVFLPFSRPSIGDEEIAAVEQVLRSGWITTGPKNQQLEQHFANYVGCRHAVALSSATGAMHVTLLALGIGPGDEVITPSQTWVSTANLICLLGATPVFVDVDRDTLMSSAELIEAAITPRTRAIIPVHYAGAAFDLDPLYLLAEKHGIPVIEDAAHAVGTRYKNRHVGAQGTAIFSFHAIKNMTCAEGAMFVTDDEALANRVRMLKFHGLGVDAYDRLTHGRKPQAQVIEPGFKYNLADINAAIALVQLERIEAINARRAALAKAYLQRLEGLPVQPLTVPTYPQHHAWHLFILRIDAERCGLDREAFMKALQARNIGTGIHFIATHLHTYYRQRFPNLYLPNTEWNSARLCSIPLFPDMTERDVDRVVSAIEQTLDTRP, from the coding sequence ATGGATGAAGTTTTTCTGCCCTTCTCCCGACCCAGTATCGGTGATGAAGAAATAGCTGCCGTAGAACAAGTCCTGCGCTCCGGCTGGATCACTACCGGGCCAAAGAACCAGCAACTTGAACAACACTTTGCCAACTATGTCGGTTGCCGCCACGCCGTGGCCTTGTCCTCGGCGACCGGGGCCATGCACGTCACGTTGCTGGCCCTGGGCATCGGCCCCGGCGATGAAGTCATCACGCCGTCGCAGACCTGGGTGTCGACCGCCAACCTGATCTGCCTGCTGGGCGCGACGCCGGTGTTCGTCGATGTCGACCGCGATACCCTGATGAGCAGCGCAGAACTGATCGAAGCCGCCATCACCCCACGCACCCGGGCAATCATCCCGGTGCACTACGCCGGGGCTGCGTTCGATCTCGACCCGCTTTACCTGCTTGCCGAGAAACACGGCATCCCCGTCATCGAGGACGCCGCCCACGCCGTCGGCACCCGCTACAAGAACCGCCATGTCGGCGCCCAGGGCACGGCGATCTTCTCGTTTCACGCGATCAAGAACATGACCTGCGCCGAAGGCGCGATGTTCGTCACCGACGATGAAGCGCTGGCCAACCGGGTGCGCATGCTCAAGTTCCACGGGCTGGGCGTTGACGCCTACGACCGCCTGACCCACGGCCGCAAGCCCCAGGCCCAGGTCATCGAGCCGGGTTTCAAGTACAACCTGGCCGACATCAACGCCGCCATCGCCCTGGTGCAACTGGAGCGCATCGAAGCAATCAACGCCAGGCGCGCCGCACTGGCAAAAGCTTACCTGCAACGACTGGAAGGCCTGCCAGTGCAACCGCTGACAGTGCCGACGTATCCGCAGCACCACGCCTGGCACCTGTTCATCCTGCGCATCGACGCCGAGCGCTGCGGGCTGGATCGCGAAGCCTTCATGAAAGCCTTGCAGGCACGGAACATCGGTACCGGCATCCACTTCATCGCGACACACCTGCACACCTACTACCGCCAGCGTTTCCCCAACCTCTACCTGCCCAACACCGAATGGAACTCGGCACGCCTGTGCTCGATCCCGTTGTTCCCCGACATGACCGAGCGCGATGTCGATCGCGTGGTCAGCGCCATTGAACAGACACTGGACACCCGCCCGTGA
- the arnC gene encoding undecaprenyl-phosphate 4-deoxy-4-formamido-L-arabinose transferase, with product MKPYPIRCVSIVIPVYNEQDSLPELLRRTEAACQQLHHDYEIVMVDDGSRDQSAQILEEAANRECSPVVAVILNRNYGQHAAIMAGFEQCKGDVVITLDADLQNPPEEIPRLVAQAELGYDVVATVRNNRQDSALRRWPSKLINLAVQRSTGVAMTDYGCMLRAYRRSIVEAMLACRERSTFIPILANSFARHTTEILVPHAEREHGESKYSPMRLVNLMFDLITCMTTTPLRLLSIVGFAMAGLGLAFATALIVLRLVFGAGWAGDGTFVLFAVLFVFTGGQFIGMGLLGEYLGRMYSDVRARPRFFIEKVLRSQPAAPVAGVTVDGLPSLSPDQVHP from the coding sequence GTGAAACCCTATCCGATCCGTTGCGTGTCGATTGTCATCCCGGTCTACAACGAACAGGACAGCCTGCCCGAACTGCTCAGGCGCACCGAAGCGGCGTGCCAGCAACTGCACCATGACTACGAAATCGTCATGGTCGACGACGGCAGCCGCGATCAATCGGCACAGATCCTCGAAGAAGCCGCCAACCGCGAGTGCAGCCCGGTGGTGGCGGTCATCCTCAACCGCAACTACGGCCAGCACGCGGCGATCATGGCCGGCTTCGAGCAATGCAAGGGCGATGTGGTCATCACCCTCGACGCCGACCTGCAGAACCCGCCGGAAGAAATCCCGCGCCTGGTGGCCCAGGCCGAACTCGGCTACGACGTGGTGGCCACGGTGCGCAACAACCGCCAGGACTCGGCCCTGCGCCGCTGGCCATCGAAGCTGATCAACCTCGCCGTGCAACGCTCCACCGGTGTGGCCATGACCGATTACGGCTGCATGCTGCGCGCCTACCGTCGCTCGATCGTCGAGGCGATGCTCGCCTGCCGCGAACGCAGCACCTTCATCCCGATCCTCGCCAACAGCTTTGCCCGGCACACCACGGAAATCCTCGTGCCCCACGCCGAACGTGAACACGGCGAATCCAAATACAGCCCGATGCGCCTGGTCAACCTGATGTTCGACCTGATCACTTGCATGACCACCACACCGCTGCGGCTGCTGAGCATCGTCGGTTTCGCCATGGCCGGGCTCGGCCTGGCCTTCGCCACCGCGCTGATCGTGCTGCGCCTGGTGTTCGGCGCCGGCTGGGCCGGTGACGGCACCTTCGTGCTGTTCGCCGTGCTGTTCGTGTTCACCGGTGGCCAGTTCATCGGCATGGGCCTGTTGGGCGAATACCTGGGGCGCATGTACAGCGATGTGCGCGCCCGCCCGCGTTTTTTCATTGAAAAAGTCCTGCGCAGCCAACCCGCCGCCCCTGTGGCGGGGGTCACCGTCGACGGCCTCCCTTCCCTTTCTCCCGATCAGGTTCATCCATGA
- the arnA gene encoding bifunctional UDP-4-amino-4-deoxy-L-arabinose formyltransferase/UDP-glucuronic acid oxidase ArnA codes for MSAKAVVFAYHDIGCAGIEALLGSGYEIAAVFTHADDPQENTFYASVAQLCARKGITVHAPEDVNHPLWIERISQLNPDYLFSFYYRNLLSEPLLATASKGAFNLHGSKLPRYRGRAPANWVLVNGESETGVTLHRMVKRADAGAIVAQQPVAIERSDTALSLHGKLRVAAADLLRDTLPALLAGKVNETTQDETQATVYGRRTPADGQLFWKQPAEALFNLVRAVTQPYPGAFCAVGEHKLIVWSADVIKGNDGLAPGRVISIDPLRIACGEDSLVIHAGQRNDNGLYLSGPQLAAELGLVEGSVLRGAESGRAPRRTRVLILGVNGFIGNHLSERLLRDDRYEIYGLDIGSDAIERLRSHANFHFVEGDISIHSEWIEYHIKKCDVILPLVAIATPIEYTRNPLRVFELDFEENLKLVRYCVKYNKRVIFPSTSEVYGMCQDEKFDEDTSNLVVGPINKQRWIYSTSKQLLDRVIWAYGQKGLNFTLFRPFNWMGPRLDRLDSARIGSSRAITQLILNLVEGTPIRLFDGGEQKRCFTDIADGVEALARIIDNHDDACNGQVINIGNPDNEASIRQLGEELLRQFEAHPLRDNFPPFAGFREVESKAFYGSGYQDVSHRKPSIDNARRLLDWAPTVQMSETIGNTLDFFLREAMREIASKA; via the coding sequence ATGAGCGCAAAAGCTGTTGTCTTCGCCTATCACGATATCGGTTGTGCCGGCATCGAAGCCCTGCTGGGCAGCGGTTACGAGATTGCCGCGGTGTTCACCCACGCCGACGATCCCCAGGAAAACACCTTCTACGCCTCGGTGGCGCAACTGTGCGCGCGCAAGGGCATCACCGTGCATGCGCCGGAAGACGTCAACCATCCGCTGTGGATCGAGCGCATCAGCCAGCTCAACCCCGACTACCTGTTTTCGTTCTACTACCGCAACCTGCTGAGCGAACCGTTGCTGGCCACGGCCAGTAAAGGCGCCTTCAACCTGCACGGCTCGAAACTGCCGCGCTATCGCGGGCGCGCCCCGGCCAATTGGGTGCTGGTCAACGGCGAAAGCGAAACCGGCGTGACCCTGCACCGCATGGTCAAACGTGCCGACGCCGGTGCGATCGTCGCCCAGCAACCCGTCGCCATCGAGCGCAGCGACACCGCCCTGAGCCTGCACGGCAAGCTGCGGGTGGCGGCGGCCGACCTGCTGCGCGACACCCTGCCGGCATTGTTGGCGGGCAAGGTCAACGAAACCACGCAGGATGAAACGCAGGCCACGGTGTACGGGCGCCGCACCCCGGCGGACGGCCAGTTGTTCTGGAAACAGCCGGCAGAAGCGCTGTTCAACCTGGTGCGCGCGGTCACCCAACCGTATCCGGGGGCGTTCTGTGCCGTCGGCGAGCACAAGTTGATCGTCTGGAGCGCGGACGTGATCAAGGGCAACGACGGCCTGGCGCCGGGCCGGGTCATCAGCATCGACCCGCTGCGCATCGCCTGTGGCGAGGATTCTCTGGTGATCCACGCCGGCCAGCGCAACGACAACGGCCTGTACCTGAGCGGGCCGCAACTGGCGGCCGAGCTAGGGCTGGTCGAGGGCTCGGTGTTGCGCGGTGCCGAAAGCGGCCGCGCGCCACGCCGCACGCGGGTGCTGATCCTCGGCGTCAACGGTTTCATCGGCAATCACCTGTCCGAGCGCCTGCTGCGCGATGACCGCTACGAGATCTACGGCCTGGACATCGGCAGCGACGCCATCGAGCGCCTGCGCAGCCACGCCAATTTCCATTTCGTCGAAGGCGACATCAGCATTCACTCCGAATGGATCGAGTACCACATCAAGAAGTGCGACGTGATCCTGCCGCTGGTGGCCATCGCCACGCCGATCGAATACACGCGCAATCCGCTGCGGGTGTTCGAGCTGGACTTCGAGGAAAACCTCAAGCTGGTGCGCTACTGCGTCAAGTACAACAAGCGGGTGATCTTCCCGTCGACGTCGGAAGTCTATGGCATGTGCCAGGACGAAAAATTCGACGAGGACACCTCCAACCTGGTGGTCGGCCCCATCAACAAACAACGCTGGATCTACTCCACGTCCAAGCAGTTGCTCGACCGGGTGATCTGGGCCTACGGCCAGAAAGGCCTGAACTTCACCCTGTTCCGCCCCTTCAACTGGATGGGCCCGCGCCTGGACCGTCTCGACTCGGCGCGTATCGGCAGCTCCCGGGCGATCACCCAGTTGATCCTCAATCTGGTGGAAGGCACGCCGATTCGCCTGTTCGACGGCGGCGAGCAGAAACGCTGCTTCACCGACATCGCCGACGGCGTAGAGGCTCTGGCGCGGATCATCGACAACCATGACGACGCCTGCAACGGTCAGGTGATCAACATCGGCAACCCGGACAACGAAGCCAGCATCCGCCAGTTGGGCGAAGAGCTGCTACGTCAGTTCGAGGCCCATCCATTGCGCGATAACTTCCCGCCGTTCGCCGGCTTTCGCGAGGTGGAAAGCAAGGCGTTCTACGGCAGTGGTTACCAGGACGTGTCCCACCGCAAGCCGAGCATCGACAACGCCCGGCGCCTGCTGGACTGGGCGCCCACGGTGCAGATGAGCGAAACCATCGGCAATACCCTGGATTTCTTCCTGCGTGAAGCCATGCGCGAAATCGCGAGTAAAGCCTGA
- the arnE gene encoding 4-amino-4-deoxy-L-arabinose-phosphoundecaprenol flippase subunit ArnE, translating to MSLILVLAACLLTCLGQIAQKYAVESWRGVPSGLAFKLRTPWLWLAFVALGAGLLVWLLVLQRLEVGIAYPMLSLNFVLITLVARFLFDEHIDRRHWMGVVLVIGGVALLGAHA from the coding sequence ATGAGCCTGATCCTGGTATTGGCCGCCTGCCTGCTGACCTGCCTGGGCCAGATTGCCCAGAAATACGCCGTGGAAAGCTGGCGCGGCGTGCCGTCCGGCCTGGCCTTCAAGCTGCGTACACCGTGGCTCTGGCTGGCGTTCGTGGCGTTGGGCGCGGGGTTGCTGGTGTGGCTGCTGGTGTTGCAGCGCCTCGAGGTGGGTATCGCCTACCCGATGCTGAGCCTGAATTTTGTCCTGATCACCCTGGTTGCCCGTTTTCTCTTCGATGAACACATCGACCGCCGCCACTGGATGGGCGTCGTGCTGGTGATCGGCGGCGTGGCGCTGTTGGGGGCGCACGCATGA
- the arnF gene encoding 4-amino-4-deoxy-L-arabinose-phosphoundecaprenol flippase subunit ArnF, which yields MNLRRGLSFALASVLLVSLAQLGMRWSVTRLPLPQHWFSDAIEPLAVAVVLAAILAYALSMLCWLMALRDLPLGRAYSLLSISYALVYLLAATLPVFNEVFSLGKSIGVALVVLGVITIHSQPAHAPQTQE from the coding sequence ATGAACCTGCGCCGTGGCCTGTCTTTCGCCCTTGCCAGCGTGCTGCTGGTCAGCCTGGCGCAACTGGGCATGCGCTGGAGCGTGACCCGCCTGCCGCTGCCCCAACACTGGTTCAGTGACGCCATCGAGCCCCTGGCGGTGGCCGTGGTGCTGGCCGCCATCCTCGCCTACGCCCTGTCGATGCTCTGTTGGCTCATGGCCCTGCGCGACCTGCCGTTGGGCCGGGCCTATTCGCTGCTCAGCATCAGCTACGCGCTGGTGTACCTGCTGGCCGCCACGCTGCCGGTGTTCAACGAAGTCTTCAGCCTTGGCAAAAGCATCGGGGTGGCGCTGGTCGTCCTCGGTGTCATCACCATCCATTCTCAACCCGCTCACGCGCCGCAAACTCAGGAGTGA
- a CDS encoding UDP-glucose/GDP-mannose dehydrogenase family protein, which translates to MKISVFGSGYVGLVQAAVLAEVGHDVVCMDIDEKKVELLQQGHVSIFEPGLASLVRESLEARRLQFTTDEKLAVQHGQVLFIAVGTPSRDDGSADLRYVLSVGEAVARHREQPVILVEKSTVPVGTGDALRTHIDKCLLKVGRLLQFEIVSNPEFLKEGSAVADCRRPDRIVIGCDSDEVRDVMRDLYAPFNRNHDRIMFMDLRSAELTKYAANCMLATKISFINQIAELAEHLGADIESVRLGIGADSRIGYHFIYPGCGYGGSCFPKDMRALIHSAEQAHCSSDLLQAVEAINQRQKHKLFDRINAFFKGDLRGKTFAVWGLAFKPNTDDMRDAPSRVLLESLWAAGANVRAFDPEAMQETQQLYPEESKLMLMGTPESVLAGADALIICTEWQQFKAPDFNLIRQRLKAPVIFDGRNLYDAERLARNGFTYFPMGRGESRKLPIPLQQWPARQGVA; encoded by the coding sequence ATGAAGATCAGTGTATTTGGTAGCGGTTACGTAGGCCTGGTGCAGGCTGCTGTGCTGGCAGAAGTCGGCCACGACGTGGTTTGCATGGACATCGACGAGAAAAAAGTCGAGTTGCTGCAACAGGGCCACGTCAGCATTTTCGAACCGGGGCTGGCCAGCCTGGTGCGCGAAAGCCTGGAGGCCAGGCGCCTGCAATTCACCACCGATGAAAAACTTGCGGTGCAACATGGCCAGGTATTGTTCATCGCGGTCGGCACGCCATCGCGGGACGATGGCTCGGCAGACCTGCGTTACGTGCTATCCGTGGGGGAAGCGGTGGCCCGTCATCGGGAACAACCGGTGATTCTGGTAGAGAAGTCCACCGTGCCGGTCGGCACCGGTGACGCACTGCGCACGCACATCGACAAATGCCTGCTCAAGGTCGGGCGCCTGCTGCAATTCGAGATCGTTTCCAACCCCGAATTCCTCAAGGAAGGCTCCGCCGTGGCCGATTGCCGGCGGCCGGACCGGATCGTCATCGGCTGCGACAGCGACGAGGTGCGCGATGTGATGCGCGACCTGTATGCACCGTTCAACCGCAACCATGACCGCATCATGTTCATGGACCTGCGCAGCGCCGAACTGACCAAGTACGCGGCCAACTGCATGCTGGCGACCAAGATCAGCTTCATCAACCAGATCGCCGAGCTGGCCGAACACCTGGGCGCCGACATCGAATCGGTGCGCCTGGGCATCGGTGCCGACTCGCGCATTGGCTACCACTTCATCTACCCCGGCTGCGGCTATGGCGGTTCGTGTTTCCCCAAGGACATGCGCGCGCTGATCCACAGTGCCGAACAAGCCCATTGCTCCAGCGATCTGTTGCAGGCGGTGGAAGCCATCAACCAGCGGCAGAAACACAAACTGTTCGACCGTATCAATGCGTTCTTCAAGGGCGACCTGCGGGGCAAGACCTTTGCCGTGTGGGGCCTGGCGTTCAAGCCCAACACCGACGACATGCGCGACGCCCCCAGCCGCGTGCTGCTCGAATCCCTGTGGGCCGCCGGGGCCAACGTGCGGGCATTCGACCCGGAAGCGATGCAGGAAACCCAGCAATTGTATCCCGAGGAAAGCAAGCTGATGCTGATGGGAACGCCCGAATCGGTACTGGCCGGCGCCGATGCCTTGATCATCTGCACCGAATGGCAGCAGTTCAAGGCCCCGGATTTCAACCTGATCCGCCAGCGCCTGAAGGCCCCGGTGATCTTCGACGGTCGTAACCTCTACGACGCCGAACGCCTGGCCCGCAACGGCTTCACCTACTTCCCCATGGGCCGTGGCGAGTCGCGCAAACTGCCGATACCCCTGCAGCAGTGGCCGGCGAGGCAGGGCGTGGCCTGA
- a CDS encoding MFS transporter, with the protein MFSYSLVIRRLMIASLTIVISRAITSPLLTLFLSNKLGLNQQDVGLLLGIAVFIATLLALYGGYIIDRLEKRRLLILTMLSSGIGFVLLTFAENLYLTTLTLLVTETASALFLIGSKAILSEHLPVGLRAKAFSLRYTLTNIGYAVGPMLGVAIAKVYPIAPFLMAGAIALASVLLMSGIPSDAPRDASTGQPQSFLKTLVTLKNDRTLIIFTLGCLLTTVVHGRFTLYLSQYLLVVANPQRTLDTMAALLACNAITVILLQYQIGRFLKREQLRYWIALGTGLFILGLIGFSLADSLVSWCVAMFVFTLGEMIIFPAEFLFVDTLAPDELRGSYYGAQNLAALGGALSPVICGFLLVHTPAPTMFYALITLAGLGGWLCYLSCRRVALQQN; encoded by the coding sequence GTGTTCAGTTACTCCCTCGTCATCCGCCGCCTGATGATCGCCTCGCTGACCATCGTCATCAGCCGCGCCATCACCAGTCCCCTGCTCACCCTGTTCCTGAGCAACAAACTGGGCCTCAACCAGCAGGACGTCGGCCTGCTGCTGGGCATCGCCGTGTTCATCGCCACCCTGCTGGCCCTATACGGCGGTTACATCATTGACCGCCTGGAAAAGCGCCGGCTGCTGATCCTGACCATGCTCTCCAGCGGCATCGGCTTCGTGCTGCTGACCTTCGCCGAAAACCTCTACCTGACCACCCTGACGCTGCTGGTGACCGAGACGGCGTCGGCGTTGTTCCTGATCGGGTCCAAGGCGATCCTCAGCGAACACCTGCCCGTGGGCCTGCGCGCCAAGGCGTTTTCCCTGCGCTACACCCTGACCAACATCGGCTACGCGGTCGGCCCCATGCTCGGCGTGGCGATTGCCAAGGTCTACCCGATTGCCCCGTTCCTGATGGCCGGCGCCATCGCCCTGGCCAGCGTCCTGCTGATGAGCGGGATTCCCAGCGATGCGCCCAGGGACGCCAGCACGGGCCAGCCGCAGAGTTTCCTGAAAACCTTGGTCACCCTGAAAAACGACCGCACGCTGATCATCTTCACCTTGGGCTGCCTGCTCACCACGGTAGTCCACGGGCGCTTCACCCTGTACCTGTCGCAATACCTGCTGGTGGTGGCCAACCCGCAGCGCACCCTGGACACCATGGCCGCGCTGCTCGCCTGCAACGCCATCACGGTGATCCTGCTGCAATACCAGATCGGCCGTTTCCTCAAGCGCGAGCAGTTGCGCTACTGGATCGCCCTGGGCACGGGCCTGTTCATCCTCGGCCTGATCGGTTTCAGCCTGGCCGACAGCCTGGTGTCCTGGTGCGTGGCGATGTTCGTCTTCACCCTCGGCGAAATGATCATCTTCCCTGCCGAGTTCCTGTTCGTGGACACCCTGGCCCCGGACGAACTGCGCGGCAGCTACTACGGCGCGCAGAACCTGGCGGCCCTGGGCGGCGCATTGAGCCCGGTGATCTGTGGCTTCCTGCTGGTGCACACCCCCGCACCGACCATGTTCTACGCCTTGATTACCCTGGCAGGCCTGGGCGGTTGGCTGTGCTACCTGAGTTGTCGGCGCGTGGCGTTACAGCAAAATTAG
- a CDS encoding HPP family protein, producing the protein MFARWFPAAINTRPSEWSRAAIGMALGTLFSVWLCAQFFGIEVAQHWIGPLGASAVLLFAVSSGALAQPWSIVGGYLTAGVVALLAAHVLGRTLSSACLAAGMALILMCWLRCLHPPAGAVALLMVLADPGTIAMDWKGLAPLMLCAATMLVSAIAYNNLTRVRYPKNASEPAARVPADMPVDSQAITADDLKHALAEMEAFIDVTPEDLEKLIHTSELHAKRRSIGEVLSRTTV; encoded by the coding sequence ATGTTCGCTCGCTGGTTTCCCGCTGCCATCAATACCCGCCCTTCGGAATGGAGCCGCGCTGCCATCGGCATGGCGCTGGGTACGCTGTTCAGTGTCTGGCTGTGTGCGCAGTTCTTCGGCATCGAAGTGGCGCAGCACTGGATCGGGCCCCTGGGCGCCTCGGCGGTGTTGTTGTTCGCGGTGTCTTCGGGAGCACTGGCGCAGCCTTGGTCGATCGTCGGCGGCTACCTGACTGCTGGCGTGGTCGCCCTGCTGGCCGCCCATGTGCTCGGGCGCACCTTGAGCAGTGCGTGCCTGGCCGCCGGCATGGCGCTGATCCTGATGTGCTGGCTGCGCTGCCTGCACCCACCGGCGGGCGCCGTGGCGCTGCTGATGGTGCTGGCTGACCCAGGCACCATCGCCATGGATTGGAAAGGCCTGGCGCCGCTGATGCTCTGCGCAGCCACCATGCTGGTCAGTGCCATTGCCTACAACAACCTGACGCGGGTGCGTTACCCCAAGAACGCCAGCGAACCCGCCGCCCGGGTGCCTGCCGACATGCCGGTGGACAGCCAGGCGATCACGGCCGATGACCTCAAGCATGCGCTGGCGGAGATGGAAGCGTTCATCGACGTGACGCCGGAAGACCTGGAAAAATTGATTCACACCAGTGAGTTGCACGCTAAACGTCGCAGTATTGGTGAAGTGTTGAGCCGCACGACGGTTTAA